A DNA window from Hevea brasiliensis isolate MT/VB/25A 57/8 chromosome 2, ASM3005281v1, whole genome shotgun sequence contains the following coding sequences:
- the LOC110657809 gene encoding bZIP transcription factor 53, with protein MQRQAASSGSDSDPRYANVDERKRKRMISNRESARRSRMRKQKQMEDLVNELTLLQNENGRLRQNINDNTQRYVEMESANSVLRARAMELTERLRSLNSVLQIVEEVSGFAVEIPEIPDPLLKPWQLPCPVQPIMASADIFEY; from the coding sequence ATGCAAAGGCAGGCAGCGAGCTCTGGATCTGATTCTGATCCGCGTTATGCCAATGTCGACGAAAGGAAAAGGAAGAGGATGATATCAAATCGGGAATCCGCCAGGCGTTCCAGGATGAGGAAACAGAAACAGATGGAAGATCTGGTTAATGAATTGACTCTTTTGCAGAATGAGAATGGTCGACTGAGGCAGAATATCAACGACAACACTCAACGGTACGTGGAGATGGAATCCGCCAATAGCGTTTTGAGGGCTCGGGCTATGGAATTGACCGAAAGGCTTCGGTCCTTGAACTCGGTGCTCCAGATCGTGGAGGAGGTTAGTGGCTTCGCAGTTGAGATCCCTGAGATACCTGACCCCCTTCTGAAACCATGGCAACTTCCTTGCCCCGTGCAGCCCATCATGGCATCTGCTGATATATTTGAGTATTGA
- the LOC110657820 gene encoding calvin cycle protein CP12-2, chloroplastic yields MATLTSLNLSTPRVLAKATDAPKAQPIFKLNHPWKRAYRLGSGRMQIQPVRAAPDSISEKVEESIKSAEEACAGDPASGECVAAWDEVEELSAAASHARDKKKQSDPLENYCKDNPETDECRTYED; encoded by the coding sequence ATGGCAACACTAACCAGTCTTAACCTCTCAACTCCTAGAGTCTTAGCCAAGGCCACAGACGCACCAAAGGCTCAACCCATCTTCAagttaaaccacccatggaagagGGCATACCGATTGGGGTCTGGACGCATGCAAATCCAACCAGTGAGAGCAGCCCCAGATAGCATATCGGAGAAGGTGGAAGAGAGCATCAAAAGCGCAGAGGAGGCCTGCGCAGGCGACCCAGCGAGCGGGGAATGTGTGGCGGCTTGGGACGAAGTGGAGGAACTGAGTGCAGCTGCTAGCCATGCGAGGGACAAGAAGAAGCAGTCTGACCCTTTGGAGAATTACTGCAAGGACAACCCGGAGACAGATGAGTGCCGCACTTATGAGGACTGA
- the LOC110657861 gene encoding probable glutamyl endopeptidase, chloroplastic isoform X1 — translation MGHYKVYYRLTLPSTFPLPSLPLFPSLKLPRFTPGHLRTHHSTNSGRLRPIMAAATSRLGNLVSATSFVAEDGGGGSNGSVNSSIEDDALGGKYQLPPPEIKDIVDAPPLPALSFSPQKDKILFLKRRSLPPLAELARPEEKLAGMRIDGKCNTRSRMSFYIGIGIHQLLPDGTLGPEKEVHGFPDGGKINFVTWSVDGRHLAFSIRVDEEDNSTLRLWVADVETGKARPLFQSPDVYLNAIFDNYVWVDNSSLLVCTIPLSRGDPPKKPLVPSGPKIKSNETKNVVQVPTFQDLLKDEYDEDLFDYYATSQLVLVSLDGTVKEIGPPAVYTSMDPSPDQKYLLISSIHRPYSFVVPCGRFPKRVELWTTDGKFVRELCDLPLAEDIPIAFNSVRKGMRSINWRADKPSILYWAETQDDGDAKVEVSPRDIIYTQPAEPLEGEQPEILHKLDLRYGGISWCDDSLALVYESWYKTRRTRTWVISPGFKDVSPRILFDRSSEDVYSDPGSPMMRRTPSGTYVIAKIKKENDEGTYVLLNGSGATPEGNIPFLDLFDINKGSKERIWQSDKEKYFETVVALMSDHKEGDLHLDQLKLLTSKESKTENTQYYIQSWPDKKACQITNFPHPYPQLASLQKEMIRYLRKDGVQLTATLYLPPGYDPSKDGPLPCLFWSYPGEFKSKDAAGQVRGSPNEFAGIGPTSALLWLARRFAILSGPTIPIIGEGDEEANDRYVEQLVASAEAAVEEVIRRGVAYPGKIAVGGHSYGAFMTANLLAHAPHLFCCGIARSGAYNRTLTPFGFQNEDRTLWEAAGTYVEMSPFMSANKIKKPILLVHGEQDNNSGTLTMQSDRFFNALKGHGALCRLVVLPFESHGYAARESIMHVLWETDRWLQKYCVSNTSDVNAELDACINDVSKEVTDSENKVVATSGRGGPELADFESEEFHPMPRSLL, via the exons ATGGGCCATTATAAGGTCTATTATCGCCTTACTCTGCCCTCCACCTTCCCTCTCCCTTCTCTACCTCTTTTCCCCTCTCTCAAGCTTCCCCGATTCACCCCTGGCCACCTGAGAACTCATCACTCTACAAACTCGGGCAGATTAAGGCCAATCATGGCTGCTGCCACTTCTAGGCTCGGTAATCTCGTTTCTGCAACATCTTTTGTAGCCGAAGACGGTGGCGGTGGCTCCAATGGCTCCGTTAATTCTTCAATTGAAGATGATG CTTTGGGAGGTAAATATCAACTTCCTCCACCGGAGATTAAAGATATTGTTGATGCACCACCTCTCCCAGCATTGTCATTTTCACCCCAAAAAGACAAAATACTATTTCTTAAGAGGAGATCTTTACCTCCATTGGCAGAACTAGCTAGACCAGAGGAAAAGCTGGCTGGCATGCGAATTGATGGAAAATGCAATACTAGAAGCCGAATGTCATTCTACATTGGTATTGGCATCCATCAATTATTGCCTGATGGTACTCTGGGGCCAGAGAAGGAGGTACATGGCTTCCCAGATGGTGGTAAGATCAATTTTGTTACCTGGTCTGTTGATGGTAGGCATTTAGCCTTCAGCATCCGAGTGGATGAAGAAGACAACAGTACGCTTAGATTATGGGTGGCTGATGTCGAAACGGGGAAAGCTAGGCCATTGTTTCAATCCCCGGATGTCTATCTAAATGCCATATTTGATAATTATGTTTGGGTGGATAACTCTTCTCTATTAGTTTGCACCATTCCTTTATCTCGGGGAGATCCACCAAAGAAACCTTTGGTTCCCTCTGGTCCAAAGATTAAATCAAATGAGACAAAAAATGTTGTTCAAGTTCCAACCTTCCAGGATTTGCTGAAAGATGAGTATGATGAAGATTTATTTGACTACTATGCCACCTCACAACTTGTGTTGGTTTCTTTGGATGGGACAGTGAAGGAAATTGGCCCACCAGCTGTGTATACTTCAATGGACCCTTCCCCAGACCAGAAATACCTTTTAATTAGTTCTATTCACAGGCCATACTCTTTTGTTGTACCATGTGGTAGATTTCCCAAAAGAGTAGAACTATGGACAACTGATGGGAAATTTGTGAGGGAACTCTGTGATTTGCCTCTTGCTGAGGACATTCCCATAGCATTCAATAGCGTGCGCAAAGGGATGCGATCAATCAATTGGAGAGCTGACAAGCCTTCAATACTCTACTG GGCAGAGACACAAGATGATGGTGATGCAAAAGTAGAAGTTTCTCCTCGAgatataatttatacacaacctgcTGAGCCTCTTGAAGGTGAACAGCCAGAAATCTTACACAAACTCGATCTTCGCTATGG TGGAATTTCTTGGTGTGATGATTCTCTAGCTCTAGTTTATGAATCGTGGTACAAGACAAGGCGAACAAGAACCTGGGTAATATCTCCTGGCTTTAAAGATGTGAGTCCACGAATACTATTTGATAGGTCTTCCGAAGATGTTTACTCCGATCCTGGCTCCCCTATGATGAGAAGAACTCCTTCTGGAACTTATGTGATTGCAAagataaagaaggaaaatgatGAAGGCACTTATGTTTTACTGAATGGAAGTGGTGCAACACCTGAAGGGAATATCCCTTTCCTTGATCTATTTGACAT AAATAAAGGCAGCAAAGAACGAATTTGGCAGAGtgataaagaaaaatattttgagaCTGTTGTTGCTCTAATGTCTGATCATAAGGAAGGGGATCTACACCTTGATCAATTGAAATTGTTGACTTCAAAGGAGTCAAAAACTGAAAATACTCAGTATTATATCCAGAGCTGGCCAGATAAGAAAGCATGTCAGATTACAAATTTTCCTCATCCATACCCGCAGTTGGCATCATTGCAGAAAGAGATGATTAGGTACCTGAGGAAGGATGGCGTTCAGCTTACTGCAACATTATACTTGCCACCTGGCTATGATCCATCAAAAGATGGCCCTCTCCCATGTCTGTTCTGGTCTTACCCTGGAGAATTTAAAAGCAAAGATGCTGCAGGACAAGTTCGTGGTTCTCCTAATGAATTTGCAGGCATAGGCCCAACATCAGCTCTTCTTTGGCTTGCTAGGAG ATTTGCCATTTTATCTGGCCCAACGATTCCTATTATTGGTGAGGGTGATGAGGAGGCAAATGATAG GTACGTAGAGCAACTGGTTGCAAGTGCAGAGGCAGCTGTTGAGGAAGTTATCCGACGTGGA GTTGCTTATCCTGGAAAAATTGCTGTTGGAGGTCATTCCTATGGTGCATTCATGACGGCAAACCTATTGGCACATGCTCCTCATCTTTTCTGTTGCGGAATTGCACGCTCTGGGGCTTACAACAGAACACTCACGCCTTTTGGTTTTCAG AATGAGGACAGAACACTCTGGGAGGCCGCTGGCACGTATGTGGAGATGAGCCCTTTCATGTCAGCGAACAAAATTAAAAAGCCCATATTACTTGTTCATGGAGAACAAGATAACAATTCAGGAACACTAACCATGCAG TCGGATCGTTTCTTTAATGCTCTGAAAGGTCATGGTGCACTTTGTCGCCTGGTTGTTCTTCCTTTTGAGAGCCATGGATATGCTGCACGCGAGAGCATCATGCATGTTCTCTGGGAAACAGATAGATGGCTGCAGAAATACTGTGTATCAAACACTTCGGATGTAAATGCAGAACTTGATGCATGCATAAATGATGTAAGCAAAGAAGTTACAGACTCTGAAAACAAAGTAGTTGCGACCAGTGGACGCGGTGGCCCAGAGCTGGCAGATTTTGAAAGCGAAGAATTCCACCCCATGCCAAGGTCATTGTTATGA
- the LOC110657861 gene encoding probable glutamyl endopeptidase, chloroplastic isoform X2, producing MGHYKVYYRLTLPSTFPLPSLPLFPSLKLPRFTPGHLRTHHSTNSGRLRPIMAAATSRLGNLVSATSFVAEDGGGGSNGSVNSSIEDDEALGGKYQLPPPEIKDIVDAPPLPALSFSPQKDKILFLKRRSLPPLAELARPEEKLAGMRIDGKCNTRSRMSFYIGIGIHQLLPDGTLGPEKEVHGFPDGGKINFVTWSVDGRHLAFSIRVDEEDNSTLRLWVADVETGKARPLFQSPDVYLNAIFDNYVWVDNSSLLVCTIPLSRGDPPKKPLVPSGPKIKSNETKNVVQVPTFQDLLKDEYDEDLFDYYATSQLVLVSLDGTVKEIGPPAVYTSMDPSPDQKYLLISSIHRPYSFVVPCGRFPKRVELWTTDGKFVRELCDLPLAEDIPIAFNSVRKGMRSINWRADKPSILYWAETQDDGDAKVEVSPRDIIYTQPAEPLEGEQPEILHKLDLRYGGISWCDDSLALVYESWYKTRRTRTWVISPGFKDVSPRILFDRSSEDVYSDPGSPMMRRTPSGTYVIAKIKKENDEGTYVLLNGSGATPEGNIPFLDLFDINKGSKERIWQSDKEKYFETVVALMSDHKEGDLHLDQLKLLTSKESKTENTQYYIQSWPDKKACQITNFPHPYPQLASLQKEMIRYLRKDGVQLTATLYLPPGYDPSKDGPLPCLFWSYPGEFKSKDAAGQVRGSPNEFAGIGPTSALLWLARRFAILSGPTIPIIGEGDEEANDRYVEQLVASAEAAVEEVIRRGVAYPGKIAVGGHSYGAFMTANLLAHAPHLFCCGIARSGAYNRTLTPFGFQNEDRTLWEAAGTYVEMSPFMSANKIKKPILLVHGEQDNNSGTLTMQSDRFFNALKGHGALCRLVVLPFESHGYAARESIMHVLWETDRWLQKYCVSNTSDVNAELDACINDVSKEVTDSENKVVATSGRGGPELADFESEEFHPMPRC from the exons ATGGGCCATTATAAGGTCTATTATCGCCTTACTCTGCCCTCCACCTTCCCTCTCCCTTCTCTACCTCTTTTCCCCTCTCTCAAGCTTCCCCGATTCACCCCTGGCCACCTGAGAACTCATCACTCTACAAACTCGGGCAGATTAAGGCCAATCATGGCTGCTGCCACTTCTAGGCTCGGTAATCTCGTTTCTGCAACATCTTTTGTAGCCGAAGACGGTGGCGGTGGCTCCAATGGCTCCGTTAATTCTTCAATTGAAGATGATG AAGCTTTGGGAGGTAAATATCAACTTCCTCCACCGGAGATTAAAGATATTGTTGATGCACCACCTCTCCCAGCATTGTCATTTTCACCCCAAAAAGACAAAATACTATTTCTTAAGAGGAGATCTTTACCTCCATTGGCAGAACTAGCTAGACCAGAGGAAAAGCTGGCTGGCATGCGAATTGATGGAAAATGCAATACTAGAAGCCGAATGTCATTCTACATTGGTATTGGCATCCATCAATTATTGCCTGATGGTACTCTGGGGCCAGAGAAGGAGGTACATGGCTTCCCAGATGGTGGTAAGATCAATTTTGTTACCTGGTCTGTTGATGGTAGGCATTTAGCCTTCAGCATCCGAGTGGATGAAGAAGACAACAGTACGCTTAGATTATGGGTGGCTGATGTCGAAACGGGGAAAGCTAGGCCATTGTTTCAATCCCCGGATGTCTATCTAAATGCCATATTTGATAATTATGTTTGGGTGGATAACTCTTCTCTATTAGTTTGCACCATTCCTTTATCTCGGGGAGATCCACCAAAGAAACCTTTGGTTCCCTCTGGTCCAAAGATTAAATCAAATGAGACAAAAAATGTTGTTCAAGTTCCAACCTTCCAGGATTTGCTGAAAGATGAGTATGATGAAGATTTATTTGACTACTATGCCACCTCACAACTTGTGTTGGTTTCTTTGGATGGGACAGTGAAGGAAATTGGCCCACCAGCTGTGTATACTTCAATGGACCCTTCCCCAGACCAGAAATACCTTTTAATTAGTTCTATTCACAGGCCATACTCTTTTGTTGTACCATGTGGTAGATTTCCCAAAAGAGTAGAACTATGGACAACTGATGGGAAATTTGTGAGGGAACTCTGTGATTTGCCTCTTGCTGAGGACATTCCCATAGCATTCAATAGCGTGCGCAAAGGGATGCGATCAATCAATTGGAGAGCTGACAAGCCTTCAATACTCTACTG GGCAGAGACACAAGATGATGGTGATGCAAAAGTAGAAGTTTCTCCTCGAgatataatttatacacaacctgcTGAGCCTCTTGAAGGTGAACAGCCAGAAATCTTACACAAACTCGATCTTCGCTATGG TGGAATTTCTTGGTGTGATGATTCTCTAGCTCTAGTTTATGAATCGTGGTACAAGACAAGGCGAACAAGAACCTGGGTAATATCTCCTGGCTTTAAAGATGTGAGTCCACGAATACTATTTGATAGGTCTTCCGAAGATGTTTACTCCGATCCTGGCTCCCCTATGATGAGAAGAACTCCTTCTGGAACTTATGTGATTGCAAagataaagaaggaaaatgatGAAGGCACTTATGTTTTACTGAATGGAAGTGGTGCAACACCTGAAGGGAATATCCCTTTCCTTGATCTATTTGACAT AAATAAAGGCAGCAAAGAACGAATTTGGCAGAGtgataaagaaaaatattttgagaCTGTTGTTGCTCTAATGTCTGATCATAAGGAAGGGGATCTACACCTTGATCAATTGAAATTGTTGACTTCAAAGGAGTCAAAAACTGAAAATACTCAGTATTATATCCAGAGCTGGCCAGATAAGAAAGCATGTCAGATTACAAATTTTCCTCATCCATACCCGCAGTTGGCATCATTGCAGAAAGAGATGATTAGGTACCTGAGGAAGGATGGCGTTCAGCTTACTGCAACATTATACTTGCCACCTGGCTATGATCCATCAAAAGATGGCCCTCTCCCATGTCTGTTCTGGTCTTACCCTGGAGAATTTAAAAGCAAAGATGCTGCAGGACAAGTTCGTGGTTCTCCTAATGAATTTGCAGGCATAGGCCCAACATCAGCTCTTCTTTGGCTTGCTAGGAG ATTTGCCATTTTATCTGGCCCAACGATTCCTATTATTGGTGAGGGTGATGAGGAGGCAAATGATAG GTACGTAGAGCAACTGGTTGCAAGTGCAGAGGCAGCTGTTGAGGAAGTTATCCGACGTGGA GTTGCTTATCCTGGAAAAATTGCTGTTGGAGGTCATTCCTATGGTGCATTCATGACGGCAAACCTATTGGCACATGCTCCTCATCTTTTCTGTTGCGGAATTGCACGCTCTGGGGCTTACAACAGAACACTCACGCCTTTTGGTTTTCAG AATGAGGACAGAACACTCTGGGAGGCCGCTGGCACGTATGTGGAGATGAGCCCTTTCATGTCAGCGAACAAAATTAAAAAGCCCATATTACTTGTTCATGGAGAACAAGATAACAATTCAGGAACACTAACCATGCAG TCGGATCGTTTCTTTAATGCTCTGAAAGGTCATGGTGCACTTTGTCGCCTGGTTGTTCTTCCTTTTGAGAGCCATGGATATGCTGCACGCGAGAGCATCATGCATGTTCTCTGGGAAACAGATAGATGGCTGCAGAAATACTGTGTATCAAACACTTCGGATGTAAATGCAGAACTTGATGCATGCATAAATGATGTAAGCAAAGAAGTTACAGACTCTGAAAACAAAGTAGTTGCGACCAGTGGACGCGGTGGCCCAGAGCTGGCAGATTTTGAAAGCGAAGAATTCCACCCCATGCCAAG ATGCTAG
- the LOC110657856 gene encoding cytochrome c oxidase subunit 5C has translation MAGGKIAHATLKGPSVVKEIIMGIALGLTAGGLWKMHHWNEQRKARAFYDLLEKGEISVVAEE, from the coding sequence ATGGCTGGCGGTAAGATTGCTCATGCAACCTTGAAAGGACCCAGTGTCGTTAAGGAGATAATAATGGGGATTGCACTTGGTCTGACTGCTGGTGGTCTTTGGAAGATGCATCACTGGAATGAACAAAGGAAAGCCAGAGCATTTTATGATTTGCTAGAAAAAGGTGAGATCAGCGTCGTTGCAGAAGAATAA
- the LOC110657842 gene encoding uncharacterized protein LOC110657842, protein MALSLCSAKSLIFLFILSAIPVAFIISLELAKPNTHVFYYHSSGFFRECAKWDDLNRRFIVSFLDGGVGEIRVPDDYSPGTVLQEATVVKDVDVAGNSSVGIVVDRPRNRLLVVNADVLGNKYSGLAAYDLSTWDRLFLTHLSGPNDEKSFADDVAVDAEGNAYITDAKTSKIWKVGKDGEFLSIIRSPLFIQKQWYKNLVALNGIVYHPDGFLIVIHTFTGNLYKIDLAKDDDVKLIKVTEGSLSFGDGLELLSPTKLVVAGNPSGRLVESSDGWETASVVAKFKGPAHRLATAATVKDGRAYLSHMVGMGYPKKKHVIVEAVFST, encoded by the exons ATGGCTCTCTCCCTCTGCTCCGCCAAATCCCTTATCTTTCTCTTCATCCTCTCAGCCATCCCCGTCGCCTTTATTATCTCTCTTGAACTGGCCAAGCCCAACACCCATGTCTTCTACTATCACAGTTCCGGCTTCTTCCGCGAGTGCGCCAAGTGGGACGATCTTAACCGTCGATTTATCGTCTCCTTCTTGGATGGTGGAGTCGGAGAAATTCGCGTGCCCGACGATTACTCTCCCGGTACTGTTTTACAGGAGGCTACTGTGGTGAAAGACGTTGACGTAGCCGGGAACTCTTCGGTTGGTATCGTAGTCGACCGCCCGAGGAATCGGCTGCTCGTGGTAAACGCCGACGTTCTGGGGAACAAGTATAGTGGGCTTGCGGCTTATGATTTGTCAACTTGGGATCGTCTGTTCCTTACGCATCTGAGCGGCCCAA ATGATGAGAAATCCTTTGCGGATGATGTTGCAGTTGATGCAGAAGGTAATGCATATATTACTGATGCAAAAACCAGTAAAATTTGGAAGGTTGGGAAGGATGGCGAATTCCTATCTATTATCAGAAGCCCACTCTTCATTCAAAAACAGTGGTACAAAAACCTGGTTGCACTTAATGGAATTGTTTACCACCCAGATGGGTTCTTGATCGTCATTCATACTTTCACTGGCAATTTGTATAAGATTGATCTAGCCAAGGATGATGATGTAAAGTTAATTAAGGTAACTGAAGGATCACTGTCGTTTGGAGATGGTCTGGAGTTATTGTCGCCTACTAAGCTCGTGGTTGCAGGAAATCCTTCAGGGAGATTAGTGGAGAGCTCTGATGGGTGGGAGACTGCTTCTGTTGTAGCCAAGTTTAAAGGGCCAGCACATCGGTTGGCCACTGCAGCAACTGTGAAGGATGGGAGGGCTTATCTTAGCCACATGGTTGGGATGGGATATCCTAAGAAGAAGCATGTCATTGTTGAGGCTGTTTTTTCTACATGA